The window AAAAGCTTGAAACCAGGGAGCCGACCAGGCTTGGTGAGGGTATAAGAAATTTAGGGGGAGGGATCTGCTTATCCCATCATTTAGCTGGACACAAAGGGCTCCTGTTCAAATCTGGAACAGCACTGAAGCTTGCAGAATAAACTATTTTTAgtttgtcatttaaaaattgGTTCTGAAAGCCTCATTTCAACTGTGGTACTTCAAGACATCCTTTCAGAGTGGTCACTACAGAAATATAAGAAACAGCTGTGCCATAGCTTCATCCCTAATTAgagccaggctgctgggaaTCTCCTGGTCTGCCATCACCTGGAAACTCAAATCTGGATAAAGATTTGAGGAGGTACGTTTGGTTACATAAATGTTAAATAACTTATTCCTTTAGATTTGTGTCCACAGCTTTCCAATCCACTGGAACACAACCAAGAGAATCTGCAGAAGCAGATCTCCAGATAGGGAGCCACTTCACCAGGCTGGCTAAGCCTGTGTATCAGTCATCAAACTGAGATTTCCATTCTCTTTCTGCTGCATATTTCCATGACAACTTTCCTGCAGTATCAACTTCTTTCTATTGGAAAGGTCTCTCAAAGAGAATTTAGGCTTCTATAGCAACAGCTGAAAGCCCTGGGAGATGATGATGCCTGAAACGTTTTTTTAGACCACACCAGTGTGCCTCAAATTTTATaggtaaaaacaaaaatatgtacaATATTGGGCAAACTGTGAAGGGGAGAAGGAGTACCTTGCTGAAGTGGAGCAAACACAAAGAAACCACTTTCAAAAGGCATGCAGAGTCTGAGATCTAAAACTTTAGGGAGAGCAGACAGGATCAAACACTCATCTTGAAAAGCCACATCCTGTTCCTTCTCTCTGAGTTACAGAGCACAGTCACAAGGAACAAGTCTGCTGATCCTAAAAGGAGATTTTAGTCCAAGACCTCTTTCTCCAGTCTATTTTATATTgacccaaagcaaaaaaaaaaaaaaaaaaaaaaaaaaaaaaaaaacaagggggGAAATCAGTGAGTCAGAATATCTTTTGAGTATTAACTCCAATATATTTGTCACCTACCTATAATCTTTTTCTTAGTACTTTAGCTGTTTGCCATGGTAGTGACACAGTCTTCTCCAACACTTAAAGCtactttagaagaaaaaaaaaaaaaagaaacaccagcTGCACTCTCAAATAAATTTGTTAAAAGCCAAGGAAAGTACAGAAGCTGAAGCAGCTTTTCTCCACTGAAATTATATCTGTTTCACAAAGCACTTCACTTCTCCAGTGCACTTTCAAACCTAAagtcttttgaagaaaaaaaagacaaaacagtaCATTCACAAGCTCAATGACAAGTAGGAAAGGATTAAATTTAATGTATAGATGAGAATCCCATAGGGTGGAAACAAAGCCCAGCAGgtcccagcaccttcccagccACTGGAAACCTCTTTGAACACAACAGGTGAGATCAGCAGCGTAAACACCTGTGAAGCAGCCCCACTTCCTTCTGCTTGTGGTGattaaaacttttcctttttttcattaaaatacccATTAATTTATCTCCTCATTCACCCCTACAACATGACAGTTCTGATGAGGAAAAAAGGTACCCACAGGTAGGAATGAGTGAAAAAGAATGGATTTGATCTTGTTGACTTCCACCTTCAGTCACTTCTTGCCTGGCTGGCTAACTTCAGAAAATACTCTGGAACTGGCAGTTTGACAAAATAAAAGTTGAGGACTGtgaaaacttattttaatttttttaatagcgCTGCTAGAGTCTATTCAAAACCTGGGAACTCCACAACCAAGACATATGCGAAAGCAAGATTTCTGACAAACCCCTCATTATCTCCAAGATTTACCCTGTCTGGTGAATACTGAAGTGTGGGAGTCACTGAGTCACTGTAAAGGTCAAGTGAAACGCAATTATTCAGTGTCACCATGTGCTGCCCTCTGCTGAAACAGACACCGAGCTCCTCGGAGCAGCACAAAAGCTTGGGATCATCTGCGCCCGTTGCTGCCGTCACACTCGCCCGAAtgcaaaatgtttcattttgtggGACTAGGCAAGGATAAAAATAACCTGAGCTCTTGCACTGGACTGAAGAGCTCCAGGATAAAAGAGTGGCTTCggggacagcagccagggagatggaAGAGGGGCGGATGCATCAGCTGCACACTCGGCAGCGATGAAGGTCCACAGgcttggaaaaaagaaacagctgaaagtTTCATTTGAACATCTTGTTTATCAAAGATGTGTTGAATTCTCATATTCCCTCTCAAATCCTTAATCCTCCATCTGATTTCACCCACACGAAAAATCTGTTCAGGCAGATGAGATTAATCAAATAATCGGGCACCAGAATTTGTTCGTATGTAGAACATGGAACAACATGaatgggaagaggagaaaactaTTAAATATCTaaggagggaggaaaataaCATCTACTTACGTATCAATATCCATAAATAAGTATATTTTATAGAATCATATTTACAAAATTcttgcttaaatattttatttacaaacaaATAGTAACCCAGCATTTTCTCCAAAACTCAGGGGAAAGAAAGTCAAATCCATATTTCAACTATACATATAAACTCTCAACCCAGCTGAAATTCCCAACCCAGCatatatgggttttttttccctttaggcCTTTGGAAATTAGGCTTTGCTGTGTGACTTCGAGATCAGCCCAGCAAGGTTATTTTGGATCAAGAAGATTGAAATCTTAAGTTGAGGGTTCCTTAGGGAGATCATCCTGCCAGCAACCTCCCTACCTTGTAAAGATCCTGCGGTAGTAGATTTTGACCACGTGCTTTTTCACCGGTTttgaccttaaaaaaaaaaaaaaaaaaaggggggggggtggttagaatacccccaaacaaacaaattaaaaacccaAGGACAAAAAAACAAGAGAGGGAATAGCAGCGGGCCGGGGGGCCCTGCTGGTGCAGCCAGTAGAGGGCAGTGGGATTTAGAGGAAAGTTGTTGAACTTCGCCTAATGATGTATTTAATGGGATAAAACCATCCTTTAAATCGTTATTTGAACCTACCTACACTAAGACATaagcaggacagagggaaaaaaggacgaaaacagaaaataaagtttattaCTTTGGGACCGCTAAAAAGTTGCGTTTCAAGATATCAGGAAGACTTCATACCAATGCATcatttacttaatttttaaagtaattttcatttaataaaatacaataattcCACGCATCCTATTGAAACCAAGACAAGTATTTCTCATAGACTTTAAAACCTGTGGGTaacttcaaacagaaaaataccgAATAAGAAGAAAGGTATTTTCAAGGCACTCCTATTGTCACACGAATAGGAAAACTAGTTTTAGTCCGCAAGAAGAAGAAAGTAAAGCaggtaaagaaaaaagcaaCGCAAGCAAggaacacagatttttttaatgctcacTGCACCTTGCTtaccaaaaggaaaagcaacatCTTTTTACCTTATGACCAAACAGAACAAGCTCCCCAGAGCTACACGATTTGACACGAGTCAAGTCCGCATTTTGTGGCAGAATATTGTGGATATTTTCAGAGCCCTTTTGAGCTACACATGTCCCGAAGCAACACTGCTGCTCTACACCAGAGGAGCCCGAGCTCTCCCCAGAGAGCACCCGGGGATGTCCCGGTGCTCCGGCGTGTCCTGGCACAGCGGGGACACCTTTGCCAGGCTCCGGTGCCTTGGGCCGTGCAGCCCCGGGCACGAcccgcccgcccggccggcCTCGGCTGCCCTCAGAGCCccgcgggggctgcgggagcccggctgccctcagagccccggctcGGCTCCGGCGGGACGGTGCGGGCAcgggcagcgcccgcccgccccgtgCGGGACCTGTTGCCCTCAGACACCGGCGCGGGGCCGGAGTCAACCGCCGGGAGGATGCGGGGACACGGCGACACCTCAGCCCGCTCCCCGCACCtcagccagggcacagggacTGGCTCCCGCACTGCGGCACCTCGGCGCTCCCCCAGCACGGGGATGCCCGGCGCGAGGCTGCCGGttctccccagccctgtcagTCCCGCCGCGCTGCCCTCACCGCCCCGCGCTCACctgcagccgccgccgccgcatTCGGGGATGCTCCGCAGCCGGAGCCCTCACCTCACCTGCACCGGCCGTACCGGCCGCCAGGGGGTTGGCACGCGGCACGCCGGGTAATGTAGTCCCCCGGCTGCCCGGGACGGCCAATCCCCGCGGCGCGCCGCGGAACATGCCGGGAGTGGTAGTTCTCCCCGAAGGCGTCGGCGCGGGGCAGACTGGGAGGTGTAGTCAAAGCACAGGGATGCGCGGCCGGCTTCCTTCCGTTGCGGAACTACAATTCCCGTGCGCCTCCGCCGCTGCAGCTCGAGAGGGCCCGGACGCGGCGGCGAGCGCCCGTGGGTGTGCAAGGCCATCatggcggccccgccgccctccgGCCGGGGAGagccggcgccgccgccgctgcagtacagcctcctgctgcagcacctcgTGGGCGACAAGCGACAGCCCCGCGTCTGGGACCCCGCCGTCTTCGGCGGAATCCCCTGCCCGCCCAAGAGCGAGGAGCAGAAGATGGTGGAGCGGGTCATGGAGAGCTGCGCCTTCAAGGCGGCGCTGGCTTGCGTGGGAGGTGCGGCGGCTGGAAGGACGGGGCAGGCAGCTGTGGGGTGGTTCGGGGGTCCCTGTGGCGTCGGGACAGGGGCGGATGGAGAAGATGTTGCAGCCCCCGTGCTTTGATTTTCCTCCTAAGCCTTCTCCAGAGCCTGTCACATGTTGCAGGGAGGGATCGGTGTTTGCCTTCCTTGGAGAAGCACAGGTGCTCATGGCCTTTCCTCAGCACAGTGCAGGCTGTCACAAGCGTCCAGAGTACCGAGAGATTCCTGCCCCTGTCACAGTGCAGCACCTGCAGACTGCGGGAGCAGAGCCGCTTCATTGCTTGCGGGGaatgtgctgctccagcccagccgaGTTCATTTcgttttgtttctcttctgcaggaTTTGTTCTGGGAGGTGCGTTCGGTATCTTCACGGCTGGCATTGACACCAACGTGGGGTTTGATCCCAAGGATCCCTATCGCACACCCACAGCTAAGGAGGTGCTCAAGGACATGGGGCAGCGGGGCATCTCCTACGCCAAGAACTTTGCCATTGTGGGTGCCATGTTCTCCTGCACGGAATGCGTGGTTGAATCTGTGAGTAAGAGCATCTCAACCATTAAGAAACGTTTTCTGGTactctttaaaatcttttacCAGATCCAAATAAGTACCTCTATGCTCTTTGCAACAGGGCAATGGAATAGGCTGCTTTGTTCTTTCTTGGCCAGTAAAGATTTTCAGCTTTGAGATCTGCCTTCAGAGCTGCTGGTCTCTGACAGAATGCAGAACTCTTTTGCAATAGCAAAGTGCTTTTCAGTTTAAGTCCTGAGTGCATTGGCAAGCACAGACATTACTTTTTAAAACCCTAGCTACAAGTGCTTGTGTAAAATGTCAAACTGTAAGTTGCAACATGGTAATTTGAGTGTCTAAAAATTCCATATGCAGAAAGGGATCATTGGATGGAAGTTCTTGAGTAAAAGGCCAGTTTTCATCTGGCCCCTACAGCCAGAAATGATCCTGTGCAGCTCAATGGTAAATCCATCATCTGcttttttaaataggaaaattaCCCTGTTATGAATTTGAGTCCTGCCTTTTAATTGAAAGGCACCATTACTTCTTAACTCATCTAGAAGAAAAGTGTATCTGCTTGCACAATGGAGCAGAACAAAGAGATCTGTGCTCTGGTGAAAATCCAGCGTGTCCTGGCTATAGAAATAGTCCATCTTTGTCAGCAGGTGCTGTGCCTGTCACCTGTGCCAAGGACCAGCTGCATGGCcaggctcagggctgctctcaggtAGTTACTGCACTTTTAGGCTCAGGGCTGTGttctgggagctgtgctggctctcTTGAGGATCCTTCCCACAGCACTGCATTGCACCATATGGATTTGTCTTACCTCTCCAGGTtacctgctccttcctcccttcccagccctgcaagTTTGGGAGTGCAGGGCCatctgctgagagcagagggaagaacaTCCTCAGCTGAGAAGAGGATGGAAGGCCGTTTAATCCTCCTTGCTGCTAGCACAGATGCTGGGTGTTCATTCCATATTTACTTGTTGACTCTGATTTCTAATTCCACAGTATCGTGGGAAGTCAGACTGGAAGAACAGCGTTATCAGTGGCTGCATCACGGGAGGAGCCATCGGCTTCAGAGGTTGGTGGTGCCTGCTGGGAACCGTTCCTGTGATAACTGTGATAAGGTTGAATTTGGTTATGCAGCACATGCTGTTCTTAGTGCAACACACACACTACAAACCTCTTTGCGTGGGGTTGTGGTGGAGCCAGTGTGAGAGCGTGCTCCGGCCTGGCAGAACTGTCAGCTCCAAGAATCAGTGTGGATAAGGAAGGGTTGGTCAGAGAGGAAAATCGACAAGATTCACTTGAAAGAAATATCAGGAGATGGTGGTGGCtgtccacattcttctgtggtgACATGGGAGAGAGCCAAAAATACATACAGAACAACTCAGAAGCTCTTGTGTTAACTGAGCTCTACACATCTCCCATTTCATTGTCTCTGCTACTCTCCTTTGAAATTAGAACTAAAGAACTCTACTCTCTTCTTTTGTACTGTGTGTAAaatgcttttctcctttctcatgTATCAGTTCAAACAGACAATTCTGCTTACATACGAATGAGAAGGAGCACTGGGGTTTTAGTCCAGCAGCGCTAGTGGGGACTTTCCTTTAGTGGTAACATCTGGGAAAATCCCCAAGTaggagagagctgctctgctcatcAGAAATATCCAACTTCTCTCACtctccttaagaaaaaaaaaacttgtcCTGTTTTATTGAGCATAAATGAAAAGACAGCTTTTGAAAGTGCTTCTAATTGAGCTTGTTAAGTTGTGTCTGTCCTCGACCTAATCCTCTTAGAGCTGTCAGAGCAATAGCTGCTCTTCCTATCCCTCCCTAGTCCCACCAAGCCACTTGCAGGGCTCAGATGAGAGCACAGTAAAATCAGCAGTGGCCACTGGAGGGTTCTCCTCTGGCCCCTGGGTGAGCCTGAGGCCACAGCACCCAGAGAGCAAATCCTGCTGGCCCCGAGGGCTGTACATCAGGCAGTGCCGGTGTCCCCTGGGAGGCCActgccaggctcctgctggTGTGGGCTCTTTGAACCAGCACAAGTTACTgggaagaagaatttttttcctgctttgtctcATTGTTTCCCACCCTTGCCTTGCAGCCGGGTTGAAGGCCGGGGTGATCGGCTGCGGAGGATTCGCCGCTTTCTCCGCCGCAGTCGATTACTACCTCCGGTAACAGCCGGGTCCCTGGGGAGCAACGttgcctgttccagtgctgctgctgagagcctGCATCACGGCACAACCATCAGGCTTACCTTTCCACTGCCTCTGGAGTCCTGGCCGgtgcgggcggggcggcgctgGCCGCTTTCGGAATGACTAACAGCAACCTGGCTGCGAGCCCTGGcgagctgctccaggcaggctTGTGGGAGCTTgggaggatggagccaggcacagagcagcatctCCAGGACACATCAGCTGACTGTCAGTTTCCAGGAAACATGCCTGGACTGTGAGCTCTTTCGATCCTCTGGGGCTGATTTTGATTAAGTCTGTTGCTAGCATCAAAAGAAGACAGGAGGACGATCTTCGAAGAGAAACGCACCGATTTAGGTTACCACATATTTGAAGGTGCTGCAAGTGTTTTAACAGTTACCAGTTTGCAGCTTGCTACTCTGTTGGGGAGAGGTAAGATCCTGTGGAGAAATAACTTTGTTCCAGGCTTTTCTTAAAATACCATCTGAAGACAAACCACCATCTGTACAACTTGTCTTATTTCAAGTACAGAGATGAGCGCCAGATTTCCTTACCAtgttttaaagggaaaagcagaaaggaatcCTTAGCCTTAGAGCTGTGTGGTTACTGGCAGATgatttaagggggaaaaaaaaagaggttgtTGCTGAAGTATAATTCTCTGAAGCCACTTGGCTAGCCTGATTTAACCTCACTGTGGGAGTGCAATCTTGCTACTGCTTTAACAGCCCCAGGCTCACCCCATTAGTTCCAGCAGTTTGATAGTGAGACTTAGAAAGCAGAGTTGTGAGAATAAACCAAAGTTTGGCAGGTAACTGGGCACTCACTCAGCACACAGCCTGCTTCCCATCACATCCCTGTGCCACCTCCAAGTGCCCCAGTGTTACACAGGGGGAAGCAAAGTGTTATCTCTGCCCAACATTGGTGCTGAAATCAAAACATATTTGTTAGctcaaggagctgctgcctctttgTGTTCTATCTGCCCTCCTGCTCTTCTAACCAAACTGTGTTCTCAGATCTCAGAGGGTCGTTCTTAACCTTCATTGAGCCGCTCCATAAAGGCAAACGCTCCCTCTCATATTTTTGAGGCAGTGGCATTTCAGACGTAGTGCACACAACTAATAGGGATTTTCCCACCCACTTCCCCTCCTTTGCATCCACAGTTTGACATCCCAGAACAGTGACAGCCCTTGTTGACCTGGAAGAGCGATCCTGCCAGTGTGTTTTGGCTGATACACTGGTCAGTGGTCAGTTTGGAGGCACATTGGCTCCCATTCCCACATGGAAAGAAGCAGGGAAACAGTACCATGTGATCTATCAGATGAGGTTTCCAGATCTCCTGATGTCCCTTTGCTGTGCCTGTTCGGTATCCTCAGGCCAGAAGCTGTGCAAGTCAGCTGAATTTTAAGCTTCAGTAATTCTAGGCTGATTAAACAGGCTGGCTCCAGACAGtccatgtttttttcctccaaaatgcAAGGATGCAGCCCAAACCATAAGAATTCTCTTCAAAGATTGCCTGGCACAATGCCTGTGCTTATACCACTGGCTCGAAGTGCAACCAGCAAGAATTCCACGACAGAAAGCAGCTGTGATGCCAAGGTGATCAGTTAGTGCAAACAGCAACACCACAGGGCTTCTTTTGTGCAAATATCAGggctttgcatttttattaacattttttttctcctcacgAGGTTTTACAGCCATTTAAAGTTTATAATCTACAGAAATTGaaacagaacacaaacaaaaatatatccTTATCAACTTTTGAAAGTCAAATATTAATTAACAGTTCTATTCTACCTGTAGCTGCAAGAGTCCACccccctcttttccttcctgtagGGACAAGCAAAAGCCAGTCAtggggacagccacagcccGTTGTGCTGGGCAGTGGGGACCGGGCCTCCAGCCACTGTCGTGGGGGGAGATTTGGCTGTACAGAGTCTCCATCTGGAATGACAGCGTGGTGGACAGAGACTCGGACACATGTAACAAATCAGACACACACAGGGATCCGTTGTGCAGTCAGAT of the Hirundo rustica isolate bHirRus1 chromosome 19, bHirRus1.pri.v3, whole genome shotgun sequence genome contains:
- the TIMM22 gene encoding mitochondrial import inner membrane translocase subunit Tim22, which encodes MAAPPPSGRGEPAPPPLQYSLLLQHLVGDKRQPRVWDPAVFGGIPCPPKSEEQKMVERVMESCAFKAALACVGGFVLGGAFGIFTAGIDTNVGFDPKDPYRTPTAKEVLKDMGQRGISYAKNFAIVGAMFSCTECVVESYRGKSDWKNSVISGCITGGAIGFRAGLKAGVIGCGGFAAFSAAVDYYLR